A genomic region of Alnus glutinosa chromosome 11, dhAlnGlut1.1, whole genome shotgun sequence contains the following coding sequences:
- the LOC133881229 gene encoding zinc finger BED domain-containing protein RICESLEEPER 2-like has translation MDELIVNVDEGSHQVNLNLMNIASDDDDGLWESACAAEEVQEGDDPQKHAYERKPRKKTSPIWKDFKELLQSSVKKAQCIHCKSIIGIPASGATTQFHRHLNSCIPCIAASKKQKVITFDFDCGSVGSGSCFTYDHKKVRVSYMVVTCHFVDSWWHLQKRVLNFFNVPPPHSGVIIADALQKSFIECKNENKVSTITVDNARNNDVTIQILKDDFTLKKTLAVKGQLFHVRCYAHITNLLVQDGISQIGDIVDCVKDGIKYIVVSEGRLKQFAEIAKQLQLSYKKLILNVPTRWNNTYMMLSTALEFREVFPRYEDRDQSFRWVLSVDDWVKVENVCHVLEVFNEVTKIVSGSNYPTSNLFLPEVWRIRDVLGKKSKDANIYVRTMAEKMYLKFEKYWGECNLLMVVGAVLDPSFKLKLVKFCFPEIYQEPEATRNVEKVHNVLNELNGEYVDAHNLTAAPNRGHQSNSNSASSSSDGSSSGVQRSTKSGMAMLNFFVRSVDTFQPVKSDPEIYLKEDVYICDEGADLKFDALEWWKSNQLKYRILSKMALDILSIPITTVSSESTFSAGGRVIDPYRASLSTKTVEILLCGADWVRALHGLSKSSNLDEPSLVEIDLP, from the exons ATGGATGAGTTGATAGTCAATGTAGACGAAGGTTCACATCAAGTGAACCTAAATCTGATGAATATTGCatcagatgatgatgatggactT TGGGAAAGTGCTTGTGCAGCTGAAGAAGTTCAGGAGGGCGATGATCCTCAAAAGCATGCTTATGAAAGGAAGCCAAGGAAGAAGACCTCTCCAATTTGGAAGGACTTTAAGGAATTACTGCAATCTAGTGTGAAGAAAGCTCAGTGCATTCACTGTAAATCTATCATTGGCATTCCTGCTTCGGGCGCCACAACTCAATTTCATAGGCACTTGAATAGTTGTATTCCATGCATAGCAGCTAGCAAGAAGCAGAAGGTGATTACATTTGACTTTGATTGTGGTAGTGTGGGATCCGGATCATGTTTTACTTATGATCATAAGAAG GTCAGAGTGTCTTATATGGTAGTTACATGTCATTTTGTTGATTCTTGGTGGCATTTACAAAAACgtgttttgaacttttttaatgtcCCACCCCCTCATAGTGGTGTTATAATTGCTGATGCACTTCAAAAGAGTTTCATTGAGTGTAAAAATGAGAATAAGGTATCTACAATAACAGTAGACAATGCAAGAAACAATGATGTGaccattcaaattttaaaagatgattTTACTTTGAAAAAGACATTAGCTGTTAAGGGGCAACTCTTTCATGTACGTTGCTATGCTCATATCACTAATCTGTTGGTGCAAGATGGTATTAGTCAAATTGGAGATATTGTGGATTGTGTTAAGGATGGTATAAAGTATATAGTTGTATCGGAGGGTAGGTTGAAGCAATTTGCTGAAATTGCAAAGCAGTTACAATTGTCCTATAAGAAACTGATTTTAAATGTTCCTACTAGGTGGAATAACACTTATATGATGTTGTCTACTGCATTAGAGTTTAGGGAGGTGTTCCCAAGGTATGAAGATAGGGATCAAAGCTTTCGTTGGGTGCTAAGTGTTGATGATTGGGTTAAAGTTGAGAATGTTTGTCATGTTTTAGAGGTTTTTAATGAGGTGACAAAGATAGTATCAGGGAGTAATTATCCAACTTCTAATTTATTTCTTCCTGAGGTTTGGAGAATAAGAGATGTGTTGGGTAAAAAATCTAAGGATGCCAATATTTATGTAAGAACAATGGCAGAAAAAatgtatttgaaatttgagaaatacTGGGGGGAATGCAATCTGCTCATGGTTGTTGGTGCTGTTTTGGATCCAAGTTTTAAGTTGAAACTTGTAAAATTTTGTTTCCCTGAAATTTATCAAGAGCCTGAAGCCACTAGAAATGTTGAAAAGGTACATAATGTTTTAAATGAGTTGAATGGTGAGTATGTTGATGCCCACAACTTAACTGCTGCCCCAAACCGTGGGCATCAAAGTAATTCTAATTCTGCTTCATCTTCAAGTGATGGCTCATCTAGTGGTGTTCAAAGGAGCACTAAAAGTGGAATGGCTATGTTAAACTTTTTTGTAAGAAGTGTTGATACCTTTCAACCTGTGAAGTCAGATCCAGAAATATATTTGAAAGAAGATGTTTATATCTGTGATGAGGGTGCTGATTTGAAGTTTGATGCTTTGGAGTGGTGGAAATCCAATCAACTTAAGTACCGCATTTTATCTAAGATGGCACTGGACATCCTTTCAATTCCTATCACTACAGTGAGTTCGGAATCAACATTTAGTGCTGGTGGAAGGGTCATTGATCCCTATCGTGCATCTTTATCTactaaaactgttgagattctGCTGTGTGGAGCTGATTGGGTTCGAGCACTACATGGACTCAGTAAATCTTCTAAt ttggATGAACCTTCTTTGGTGGAGATTGACTTGCCTTAA